A DNA window from Phragmites australis chromosome 11, lpPhrAust1.1, whole genome shotgun sequence contains the following coding sequences:
- the LOC133885800 gene encoding trihelix transcription factor GT-3b-like, translating to MDPFHHLNTSFSNPYHPLLSPSPPHHPHFPPLPPPPPLAAELPQSSAGALERERLPQWSHAETAAFLAIRAELDHSFLTTKRNKALWESVSARLGAQGFSRTPDQCKSKWKNLVTRFKGTEAAAAQPADADTAAAQAARQFPFHDEMRRIFDARAERAQALERKKAKGKDVRPEDDEGGGEGEEEEEEELEVEMGEEEGGRGGGAKKRRRKQAARTWVADQGEVEAMLREFMRRQVEMEEKWMEAAEAREAERRAREEQWRTAMVALGEERLELVRRWREREDAWRARAEEREERRHQLVAALLAKLGGDAS from the coding sequence ATGGATCCCTTCCACCACCTCAACACCTCCTTCTCCAACCCGTACCACCCGcttctctccccctcccctccccaccaCCCCCACTTCCCTCCCctcccgcctccgcctcctctcgCCGCCGAGCTGCCGCAGTCATCCGCGGGAGCCCTCGAGCGGGAGCGCCTGCCGCAGTGGTCGCACGCCGAGACGGCGGCGTTCCTGGCAATCCGCGCCGAGCTCGACCACTCGTTCCTGACCACCAAGCGCAACAAGGCGCTATGGGAGTCCGTCTCCGCGCGCCTCGGCGCGCAGGGCTTCTCCCGAACCCCCGATCAGTGCAAGTCCAAGTGGAAGAACCTCGTCACAAGGTTCAAGGGCACCGAGGCGGCGGCCGCGCAGCCGGCGGACGCCGATACTGCGGCGGCGCAGGCGGCGAGGCAGTTCCCATTCCACGATGAGATGAGGAGGATCTTCGACGCCAGGGCCGAGAGGGCGCAAGCATTGGAGAGGAAGAAGGCTAAGGGCAAGGACGTGCGGCCGGAGGACGACGAAGGCGGCggtgagggggaggaggaggaggaggaggagctcgaggtggagatgggagaggaggagggcggcAGGGGCGGTGGGGCGAAGAAGCGCAGGCGGAAGCAGGCGGCGAGGACTTGGGTTGCGGATCAGGGCGAGgtggaggcgatgctgagggagTTCATGCGGCGGCAGGTAGAGATGGAGGAGAAGTGGATGGAGGCCGCCGAGGCGCGCGAGGCCGAGCGCCGCGCGCGGGAGGAGCAGTGGCGCACCGCCATGGTCGCGCTCGGCGAGGAGCGGCTCGAGCTCGTGCGCCGCTGGCGCGAGCGCGAGGACGCGTGGCGGGCGCGCGcagaggagcgcgaggagcggcGGCACCAGCTCGTCGCCGCCCTGCTCGCCAAGCTCGGCGGCGACGCCTCGTGA